The window GATTTCCCCTCCGCAGGCTTCCGCCGCAGCGAGGGTGAGAATGGGCCGCATGCGCTTGCCCCCGGCGAAGATGCTGTAGCGCATCGCCTTGTGCAGGGTCGCCGGTTTGGTCGTCGCGCGCGGGAGGAAGCGGTTCAATGCGGCATCGACCGTCTTGGAGCGATCGAGCAGATACGTGTCCAGGCTCATTGGCGGCAGATGATGCACCGGATCGAATTTCTTGGGAAGCATCGCTTGCATGTCGGGGGCGGGCAGGCATCATCTCCTCCCGCAATGTCTAAAATTCGTCTCGGCATTCTCGGCTCCGGAAAGGGTTCCAACTTCCGCGCCATCCTTGAAGCCATCCAGGCCGGTCAGATCGACGCCGAGGTGGCGATCGTGCTCTCCGATGTCCCGGGGGCGGGCATTTTGCAATATGCCGCCGACGCCGGATTGCGCGCGGAGGAAATCGTGGAGCCGAAGTTCCGCACCCGCCTTTCCCCCGAGGTGGAGGAGGGGCTTGTCCGCACGCTGAAGGATGCCGGGGTCGACCTCGTGGTCCTCGCGGGCTACATGCGGATGGTCAAGTCGACCACCCTCGACGCCTTCCCGCGCCGCGTCATCAATATCCACCCATCGCTTTTGCCGAAATTCCCCGGGCTCGAGGCCTGGAAGCAGGCGCTGGAGGCGGGGGAATCCGTCACCGGCTGCACGGTGCATTACGTCGACTCGGGGATGGATACCGGCGAGATCATCGCTCAGGAAAGCGTTCCCGTGCTGCCCGATGACACGGCGGCGTCGCTCCATGCCCGCATCCAGGTGGCCGAGCATCACCTTTACCCGGCGATCGTCAAACGCTTCGCCGATGGAGAACTGCCATGAGCAAGTTCCGCTTTTTCGATCTCAATCCCGAGCAGCAGGACGCGGCGAGCCA of the Terrimicrobium sacchariphilum genome contains:
- the purN gene encoding phosphoribosylglycinamide formyltransferase codes for the protein MSKIRLGILGSGKGSNFRAILEAIQAGQIDAEVAIVLSDVPGAGILQYAADAGLRAEEIVEPKFRTRLSPEVEEGLVRTLKDAGVDLVVLAGYMRMVKSTTLDAFPRRVINIHPSLLPKFPGLEAWKQALEAGESVTGCTVHYVDSGMDTGEIIAQESVPVLPDDTAASLHARIQVAEHHLYPAIVKRFADGELP